In Lagenorhynchus albirostris chromosome 1, mLagAlb1.1, whole genome shotgun sequence, the sequence ACTGTCGAACTGGCAAGTGAGGGCCTGAATTCCAGGAGGGGAAAGCAGCATGATTTGTTCCTGCAGGATGGGAacgtttttccttttccagaagcAATAAAACCCCAAGTGGATAGAAGAAAAACAGACCAAACCAAATTTGggtgtttcttttggtttttttttttaagaagtacaAAATCTAAGCATATACTTTTCTtcccactcccatccccacccacccccaagcccACTCCCCCACCAGTCCCAGCCTGTCCAACCACTGTGGTCAAACAACCCATGTTACTGCAGCTTAGGTTGTGCTCTACAGAACACTGGTCGTTCTGGGGGGTGTCTAGGAGTGGAGGGACTGCCCCAGCCCCGACTTCAGCCAGGGAGGCCACCCTTAGCTGTTTCAAACACTGCTTCCATGAAAGACATCACTTGGAAAAGGGATCCTTGGCTAAAACAAAGCCTGAATACTAGTGAAGTAGCAGGTGAGGAGGACACCCCACGCTACAGGCCTGATTCCTGGCTGGAAAGGGGGCAGCCAAGGCCATTAGTAGAAGATGCCCAGGTGAGTCCCCTCCAAATCTTCTTGCCAAAATTCAGGGCAGCCACTGAGCTGTAGGCCTGAGCTCTGGGGAGGGCTTTCATCACTGAGCTGGAAGGCGGGGCCTGGTCCCTGGTCCTCCGAGCTGGGCAGCACCTCTGCACTGTGGCTCCAGCATCCCCACTGGGTCTCAGGCTGGAGTCTCTGGCATGCTGGGCGGGGCAGGACAGGAGGGGTTTCTGGCAACAGACAAGGCTCTGGAGACATAGAGATTCCCTGAGAGAGAGAAGAGTAGCGGGTTAGTGGGCCACTGCCTCATGCCCTGAGATCCTGAACCTGGATGTTCCCCATAGTGTGGCTGGTAGCTGCTGAACTGCCCTGGTGCCATGGATCCAGTGAAGCAAAGTGGTTTAGAGTACAAGCTCTGGAGATATACTGCCAGGgttcaaaacccagctctgccactcactagctatgAGAACTCAGATAACCTCTTTtagtctcagttttttcatctataaaatggtgatgatgataataaaacctacttcacagggttgctgGAGGGCTGATGAGTTAGTTAATTCATGTAAAATACCAAGAATCATGTTgggcacacagtaagcattcaataaattttgGTTATTAATATGCTCTTTTATGGAAGCTTGAGGAAAGCATGAAGGTCACCAGATCCAAGCCCATCTACTTAGAAAGCCCCTACCCCCGGGGCAGCCAGGCCTCCCTCCCCCTCAAACCTTGATGGAGCACTTGCAAGGAATTTCCTGAATTACCTGAAGGCCCCTGCTACCTTCCACCCTGGACTCTGAAAGCAAGTCTGAAGATTCCCCCCTCTTCCACATGACTGTGAAGGCTTCTAGGTAGAGGTGGTGGTGGCCTTAACTTCCCAGGGCCCCCACCTCTTTCCCCAAGGAGGTTAGGGTCTTCTTCATCCTCACTTCAGCTTTCCATCCCTAACCAGGGTTGGATTAGGTAAACCCGGGATCTAAAAAGCATAAGATTCTCTGCAGACTAGAGCTTACTCACCCCCTCCGTTTCCAATCGAAGCCTGGGGACCACTCCGAGGGAAGCGGAGAGAGCCTGGGCGCGTACCTGGTACACTGCAGCCAGCTCCATTGCGGGGGGCGAGGTCCAGGGCGTGGCCTGGTCCCGGGGCTCTGGGGGTGTCTGCGTTCCGGAACAGGCTTGGGGCGGCGTCCAACGAGCCGCGTCAGGGGCTCTCCCTTGGGACAGCTGCGGGGGCGACTGCATCCCGGGGCAGTAAGGGAGTGTCACCCAGGGACCCATATCAGACACACTGCTCCCCAGGCGCTCGGGCGCCGCTAGGGCTCCGGGACAGACGGGCGGGGACCCCCAGGACACCGTGGCGCTAGCGGCTGAGCTAGGGCCGCACCCTTGCGTCTGCGTCTGCGCGGGGCCGCCGTCGGGGCACAGCGGGCAGCCTCGAGGGAGCACTGCGTCGCTGTGCCGCCGGCGCCGGCGCTGCAGGCTCTCCTCGCTGAGGCCCAGCACGGCCGACAGGTGGCCGATGTAGCGGATGGCCAGACGCAGCGTCTCGATCTTCGTCAGGCTCTGGCCGGCGGGCGCCACGGACGGCGGCAGAAAGCGGCGCAGCTCGTGCAGGGCGCGGGCGAGCGTGCGCATGCGCAGCTTCTCACGCTCACTGGCGCTCTGCCGCTGCCCGCCTCCTGACCGGCTCCGCGCACGTCCGGGTGCCATCGAGGCGGCCTGTGAGGCGCTGCGGGCAGGCGGCGCCGGCTGTGAGGGGCCGCGGGCACGGTCGCAGGGGCAGGAGCCCGACGAATCCGAGGAGGAGGCCGGGGACGTCGAGTCCGAGTGGCCGGTCCAGCCCCAACCCTGCGGGAAGATCCAGTGGTCGTGGCCGAGGAGGCCCTGCAGAGGAGGGGACTGGGCCATGGCCGGGGCTGCGGGCTCTGGGAGACTGGGCCGGCCACCTCCAGGACTGAGCTTTTATCTGGACCAAAGGTGCGAGGTGGACCCCTGCCACGTTACAGAGAGGTGTCAAAACCCACAGAGCCCAGGGAAGGTCTGGGCAGGGGGTGTCCTGGGAAAGCGGGCCCATTTGCGGAGGTGTGGATTCTGACTCCTCGGGGGCTCTAATGGAGGCCCCTGCAGCCCGGGAAGTGTGGGAGGGACAATTCGCATCTGGATGGAGCTGCTAAGCTTCTCACTGTGTTCCCACCCACTCCGCCTCATCCACTGCTCCGGTGAGTGcccgggaccctgacagtggtggGCAGTGCCATCGTCTGGGGGCGGCCAGGCTGTCCCTCAAGTGACTCAAGGACCCCCGCAAAGAGTGGCCGCCTCCCTCATCACCACCCTCCGGGAGACTGTACCCAGTCACTCCCACCCAGTGCCTACAAGTGTGCTGGATAAGGCGTCAAGACAGACCCTGAGGGACTTGCTCACAGTGATGGTGGGAGAGGGGTTGGGGAAGGAGGGGACATACGGGTGGACCGTTACTGGGTTCCCAGAGCCCGCACTTGCTGCTTTGCTGAGTGACACCGAGAAAGTCATCTCACCGTCCACAGTTAGTTTCTTTCCCTGAGAAATAGTACAGAGCAGCCTGAAGAAGAGGCATGGAGTGTAGTGAGTGATGAAAATGGGGGAATGTGGGCCCCCAGGCAGGCCTGAGGCAGACCCTctttatttgctgtgtgaccttgggcagttcaCTTAACTCCTCTGAGGCTCAAGTTGCCTCATCCCTGTGGCAGTAAATAAAATACCCACCACCTAGGATGGTTGCTGGTACCAAGTGAAACCATCCATGGGACCACTTAGAATGAGCCTGGCAAGTGGGCTAAATGTTTGCTGCTACCATTTTATTAAGAAAGTACTTACATTTCAAGATGCTTGTAGGcattatttaatacatatttatttagcaGCTGGTAAATGTCAGGCATACCAGAGTGAACAAGATAGTTGTGGTCTGTGCTCTCATGGGATTTCAGTCTTGTGGGAGAGAGGAGTAAACGTTATGTAATTAGTAGCTCCACCACTAGCTAGCTGTGTTGCCCTTGGACAGCTCTGAGCCTGAACTACAGCTCTTAAAACAGGAGTAGTAATTATAGTATCTGCTCACAGGACTGTTGTTATAGTCTTATAATATAACCTTTGATACAGTGAAGTTTAAAAGTAAAACCTCCCACCCCTCAGCAATAATTACAATTTAAAGGCGGTATCAGTGTTCTTCGTAATCTTCAGAGAAAAGGCTGAACTCAGAGGGACTGTCATGCTCTGGCCACAGAGGCGGAGAGGTCACAGCTGGGTCTTGAACAATGGGTAGGACTTGGGTAGGGAGAGAGGCAGGTGGAGAGCATTCTGAATGTGGGAACTGCATAAGCAAAGGCCTGGCACTGGGATTTCCCAGTGTGCTTCAGGAATGGTGTGCAAGGGCGGGGTGATGTGGAGAGCAGGAGCTCACCTTGGCTGGGGCCAGGCTGAGAAGTTGTATTTTACTGCCAAGGCAATGGGAAGCCAAATGGACTTTTCAGCAGAAgtgtgacattaaaaaaaaaaaatcaggggctttcctggtggtgcagtggttgagagtctgcctgccgatgcaggggacgtgggttcgtgccccggtctgggaggatcccgcgtgctgtggagcggctgggtccgtgagctgtggccgctgagcctgtgcgtccggaacctgtgttccgcaacgggagaggccacaacagtgagaggcccgcgtacagcaaaaaaaaaaaaaaaaaagaatccgcctaccaatgcaggggacataggttcgagccctggtctgggaagatcccacatgccacggagcaactaaacctgtgcaccacagcttctgagcccgcgagccacaattactgaagcctgcgcacctagagcccgtgctccgcaacaagagaagccactgcaatgagaagcccacgcaccgcaacgaagagtagcccctgctcgctgcaactagagaaagcctgcacgcaacaacaaagacccaacgcagccaaaaataataaatagataaataaatttattttaaaaaattaactttattacaCAAATTACATAACTAATATGTTCTCTTTATAAGAAATGGAAACCTGAAAGATAAAGCTGGAGTCCCTGTAACCCCTCCCCAAAGGTCATGTGTCCTTCCAGACTTGGTCCCTGTGCACTCACATAAACATATGTATCCTTAGAAAACACATAGTATAAATGAGGTAACATTATGGCAATTTGcctgtaacttgcttttttttcattcaacagcGTATCTGAGATCATTCCATGTCAGGATGTGTTTAGCTGACTCATACTTGGTCTTAGTTGATTTAAATGTTCATCCATTTAAATCATAGTGGATaattttaactggaaaaaaaattaaatggcaggAGGTACAAATAAACCTTCAATAATGAAATTACATCACCTTCTCCTCAGaacttacttttttaaatattggagAAAATATGCCCAAGTTATTACTTTAACGTTATGATGAAGTAATAATTGACATTGAATAATGTTGGTCAGGGCAACTGTTTTTAGTTTATTCTAGCTGCTGTGAATGAGGAGGGGACATATTTAATCTGTCCATCACACAAAAAGAAGGTGGAACCAATCAATAATGGCCTTGATTTCAAACAGGAAAGAAGCAATTAGTCATGCAATATTTCATGATCTGAAAGGGTTTAaaccaaagttaaaaaaataataatcctttcTCCTAAGGGGAGGGAGACTTAGAAAACAGTCAATCCCACACTTTTTACGATTAAAATAATGGCAAATCATTATTTGTCCAAGGCTGCACAGTACTATGAAGATCTTGACATATTGTACTATCaggaaatttatatatatgtaattgacAGTTGTAAACAAGATTCATCAGTTttcatgtatatttctttttttaaaaaaatttatttatttatttggctgtgctgagtcttagttgcagcatgtggaatctagttccctgaccagggttgaaacctgggccccctgcattgggagcacggagttttaaccactagagcaccagggaagtccctcatgtatACTTCTTCATCTGGATTCTGAAGTGTCAGATTGCTGTGCTGTTGATACTGACTGTTCCAACTCACCCCTTTTCACTGCAGTATAATATTCCACGGAGTGCTCACACCATAGTCCCTTATTGATGTACCTTTAGCATGGTTTTAGTTTTTGCCAAAGAGTGCTGCCTTGTGCACAGGCAGCTAGATATGGAGTGGTGAAATGGCCTTGTGATTCCCAGGAAGGTTC encodes:
- the MESP2 gene encoding mesoderm posterior protein 2 isoform X2; the encoded protein is MAQSPPLQGLLGHDHWIFPQGWGWTGHSDSTSPASSSDSSGSCPCDRARGPSQPAPPARSASQAASMAPGRARSRSGGGQRQSASEREKLRMRTLARALHELRRFLPPSVAPAGQSLTKIETLRLAIRYIGHLSAVLGLSEESLQRRRRRHSDAVLPRGCPLCPDGGPAQTQTQGCGPSSAASATVSWGSPPVCPGALAAPERLGSSVSDMGPWVTLPYCPGMQSPPQLSQGRAPDAARWTPPQACSGTQTPPEPRDQATPWTSPPAMELAAVYQGISMSPEPCLLPETPPVLPRPACQRLQPETQWGCWSHSAEVLPSSEDQGPGPAFQLSDESPPQSSGLQLSGCPEFWQEDLEGTHLGIFY
- the MESP2 gene encoding mesoderm posterior protein 2 isoform X1 — its product is MAQSPPLQGLLGHDHWIFPQGWGWTGHSDSTSPASSSDSSGSCPCDRARGPSQPAPPARSASQAASMAPGRARSRSGGGQRQSASEREKLRMRTLARALHELRRFLPPSVAPAGQSLTKIETLRLAIRYIGHLSAVLGLSEESLQRRRRRHSDAVLPRGCPLCPDGGPAQTQTQGCGPSSAASATVSWGSPPVCPGALAAPERLGSSVSDMGPWVTLPYCPGMQSPPQLSQGRAPDAARWTPPQACSGTQTPPEPRDQATPWTSPPAMELAAVYQVRAQALSASLGVVPRLRLETEGGISMSPEPCLLPETPPVLPRPACQRLQPETQWGCWSHSAEVLPSSEDQGPGPAFQLSDESPPQSSGLQLSGCPEFWQEDLEGTHLGIFY